The Planococcus donghaensis genome contains a region encoding:
- the rpiB gene encoding ribose 5-phosphate isomerase B translates to MKVAISSDHGGNNLRKEIVNLMNEIGIEYQDFGPHTDDSVDYPDYATPVADRVASGEFDRGILICGTGIGMSISANKVKGIRCALVHDVFSAKATRGHNDSNILAMGERVIGPGLAREIAQTWLTEEFEGGRHEKRIQKITDLEK, encoded by the coding sequence ATGAAAGTAGCAATCTCATCAGATCACGGCGGCAATAATCTGCGTAAAGAAATCGTCAATTTAATGAACGAAATCGGAATTGAATATCAGGATTTTGGTCCACATACAGACGATTCAGTAGACTATCCGGATTATGCAACACCGGTTGCAGATCGCGTAGCAAGTGGAGAATTTGATCGTGGGATTTTGATTTGTGGGACAGGTATTGGCATGTCCATTTCTGCGAATAAAGTCAAAGGAATTCGTTGTGCACTTGTTCATGATGTCTTCAGCGCAAAAGCAACAAGAGGACATAATGATTCAAATATTTTAGCAATGGGTGAGCGTGTTATTGGCCCTGGCCTTGCGCGTGAAATAGCTCAAACTTGGTTGACTGAAGAATTCGAAGGCGGCAGACACGAAAAACGCATCCAAAAAATCACGGACCTCGAAAAATAA
- the glyA gene encoding serine hydroxymethyltransferase: MELIKAQDPAVYEAMNAEKERQEANIELIASENFVSQAVMDAQGSVLTNKYAEGYPGKRYYGGCEHVDVVENIARDRLKEIFGAEHANVQPHSGSQANMAVYTAVLDKGDTILGMNLNHGGHLTHGSKVNFSGMQYNFVEYGVTEEEQLVDYEAVRQAALEHKPKMVVAGASAYSRQLDFAKFREIADEVGAYLMVDMAHIAGLVATGAHPNPVPHAHFVTSTTHKTLRGPRGGLILCKEEFAKKIDKTIFPGIQGGPLMHVIAAKAVAFGEAQKPEFKTYIEQVVKNADALAKELIAEGVNIVSGGTDNHLLLLDLRSLNLTGKVAEHVLDEVGITTNKNTIPFDPESPFVTSGIRLGTAAVTSRGFKEEDMKEIAAIMAMLLKNPEDENSKKEAAERVAKLTAAHPLYK; this comes from the coding sequence ATGGAATTGATTAAGGCGCAAGACCCAGCAGTATATGAAGCGATGAATGCAGAGAAAGAAAGACAGGAAGCGAACATCGAATTGATCGCTTCGGAAAACTTTGTTTCACAAGCGGTAATGGATGCACAAGGATCGGTGTTAACAAACAAATATGCAGAAGGCTATCCGGGCAAACGCTATTACGGAGGCTGTGAACATGTAGACGTTGTGGAAAACATCGCTCGCGACCGTCTGAAAGAAATTTTTGGTGCGGAACATGCGAACGTTCAACCCCATTCTGGATCACAGGCCAACATGGCTGTTTATACAGCAGTTCTAGATAAAGGGGATACGATTCTTGGAATGAACTTGAACCATGGTGGACATTTGACGCATGGTAGTAAAGTGAATTTTAGTGGGATGCAATATAATTTCGTTGAGTATGGCGTGACTGAAGAAGAGCAATTGGTTGATTACGAGGCGGTTCGTCAAGCGGCATTGGAACATAAGCCAAAAATGGTTGTAGCTGGAGCAAGCGCATATTCTCGTCAATTAGATTTTGCTAAATTCCGTGAAATTGCTGATGAAGTCGGTGCATATTTGATGGTGGATATGGCTCATATCGCCGGTCTAGTTGCTACTGGTGCTCATCCAAACCCAGTTCCACATGCTCATTTTGTTACATCGACTACGCATAAAACGCTTCGTGGCCCACGCGGTGGATTGATTCTCTGCAAAGAGGAATTTGCGAAAAAAATCGATAAAACAATTTTCCCTGGAATTCAAGGCGGCCCGCTAATGCACGTAATTGCAGCAAAAGCTGTTGCATTCGGTGAAGCGCAAAAGCCAGAATTCAAAACGTATATTGAACAAGTCGTGAAAAATGCTGACGCATTGGCAAAAGAGCTAATCGCAGAAGGTGTAAATATCGTCTCTGGCGGCACAGACAATCACTTGCTGTTGCTTGACCTTCGCTCGTTAAACTTGACGGGGAAAGTTGCAGAACATGTTCTTGATGAAGTTGGTATTACGACAAATAAAAATACCATTCCTTTCGATCCGGAAAGTCCATTTGTTACTTCTGGTATTCGTCTAGGAACTGCTGCCGTTACATCTCGTGGATTTAAAGAAGAAGATATGAAAGAAATTGCTGCAATCATGGCAATGCTTCTGAAAAATCCAGAAGATGAAAATAGCAAAAAAGAAGCTGCAGAACGTGTTGCAAAGTTAACTGCTGCGCACCCGTTATATAAATAA
- a CDS encoding low molecular weight protein arginine phosphatase — translation MKILFVCTGNTCRSPMAEAIVTTKNLKEVEARSAGIFAGEAPLSENAQLVLSQQQISFSHTSKPLDKEDLDWAELVLTMTNSHKMAILQAYPETATKLFTLKEFAADSTEDVRDPYGGPITLYEKTFHELKLLIDKLIMKIT, via the coding sequence ATGAAGATTCTTTTTGTTTGTACAGGTAATACATGTCGCAGCCCAATGGCCGAAGCCATTGTGACAACTAAAAATCTGAAAGAAGTAGAAGCTCGTTCTGCAGGAATATTTGCAGGAGAAGCACCTCTTTCTGAAAACGCACAGTTAGTATTAAGCCAACAACAAATTTCATTTAGTCATACTTCAAAACCATTAGATAAAGAAGATTTGGACTGGGCAGAACTGGTCTTAACGATGACCAATTCGCATAAAATGGCGATATTGCAAGCGTATCCTGAAACAGCGACAAAGCTTTTTACGTTAAAAGAATTTGCAGCTGATTCAACAGAGGATGTTAGGGATCCCTACGGCGGACCAATCACACTTTATGAAAAAACATTTCACGAATTAAAATTATTAATCGACAAATTAATTATGAAAATCACGTGA
- a CDS encoding TIGR01440 family protein, whose amino-acid sequence MQTLWQLQLEEVLSELEQQIEFRKGQVFVVGCSTSEVAGKRIGTGGGLDIAESLFEPLEKFAARHHIFLAFQGCEHINRALTVERRAAEKYGWEPVSVVPAPKAGGSMSAYAFSNMVDPVVVEEIQAHAGIDIGQTMIGMHLKRVAVPLRTSVKLVGEAIVASATTRPKLIGGERATYNRELVQSREGYTDGID is encoded by the coding sequence ATGCAAACTTTATGGCAGTTGCAACTTGAAGAGGTTTTAAGCGAATTAGAGCAGCAGATCGAGTTCAGGAAAGGCCAAGTGTTTGTAGTCGGCTGTTCAACATCAGAAGTAGCAGGAAAACGCATCGGAACAGGCGGCGGACTTGATATTGCAGAAAGTTTGTTTGAACCTTTGGAAAAATTCGCAGCTCGTCACCATATTTTTTTAGCATTTCAAGGTTGTGAACACATTAACCGTGCTTTGACAGTCGAACGTCGAGCAGCTGAAAAATATGGCTGGGAGCCAGTCTCTGTTGTTCCGGCACCAAAAGCGGGCGGCTCAATGAGTGCATATGCATTCAGCAATATGGTCGATCCGGTAGTGGTAGAAGAAATTCAGGCACATGCGGGAATAGATATCGGACAAACAATGATCGGAATGCATTTAAAAAGAGTTGCCGTTCCCTTGCGTACTTCTGTTAAACTAGTAGGTGAAGCGATCGTAGCATCTGCAACTACACGGCCGAAACTAATTGGCGGTGAACGTGCAACCTACAATCGTGAGCTTGTTCAATCACGGGAGGGATATACGGATGGAATTGATTAA
- a CDS encoding L-threonylcarbamoyladenylate synthase produces the protein MKTEMIVVDKNVDEENSYAQAVEMLKSGEVVAFPTETVYGLGADATNFEAVSKIFEAKGRPADNPLIVHVDSKESALNYVQEVSAKALQCMDAFWPGALTLIMQAKPETFASNVTANLQTVGVRVPNHPVALKLLQEVQLPLAAPSANTSGKPSPTLAHHVRHDMDGKIPLILDGGATEIGIESTVLDTTCEPPVILRPGKITKEQIEHVIGTVRTSSGNKDNVPKSPGMKYMHYAPTAPLYLIEDEKGLIEKAIQYVQEKGKRVAVISETDYPLADFNFPLSMENLYASLRECDLTDADLILAPVKSSDQDQDALMNRLEKAADHKWFS, from the coding sequence CAACCGAAACGGTTTACGGATTAGGAGCAGATGCAACAAATTTTGAAGCAGTTAGCAAAATTTTCGAAGCAAAAGGACGTCCGGCAGATAATCCTTTAATAGTTCATGTGGATTCAAAAGAGTCTGCATTAAATTATGTGCAAGAAGTTTCTGCAAAAGCGTTACAATGTATGGATGCTTTTTGGCCCGGTGCATTAACATTGATTATGCAAGCCAAACCAGAAACGTTTGCTAGCAATGTAACAGCAAATCTTCAAACGGTCGGAGTGCGAGTTCCAAACCATCCTGTAGCGTTAAAGCTATTGCAAGAAGTTCAGTTACCTTTAGCTGCACCGAGTGCAAATACTAGTGGAAAACCAAGTCCAACCTTAGCGCATCATGTACGTCACGACATGGATGGCAAAATTCCGCTAATTTTAGATGGTGGGGCTACAGAAATCGGTATAGAGTCAACGGTTTTGGATACAACTTGTGAACCGCCAGTCATATTACGTCCTGGAAAAATAACAAAAGAGCAAATCGAGCATGTGATTGGAACAGTTCGCACATCATCTGGAAACAAAGATAATGTGCCCAAATCACCAGGGATGAAATATATGCATTATGCACCAACTGCACCTTTGTATTTGATTGAAGATGAAAAAGGTTTGATCGAAAAAGCGATTCAATATGTTCAAGAAAAAGGGAAGCGGGTAGCTGTTATTAGTGAAACGGATTATCCGCTTGCTGATTTTAATTTTCCGTTATCCATGGAGAATTTATATGCCAGTTTGCGAGAATGTGATTTAACTGATGCGGATTTAATATTAGCGCCAGTGAAATCAAGTGATCAAGATCAGGACGCATTGATGAACAGACTTGAAAAAGCAGCAGATCATAAGTGGTTTAGTTAA